A portion of the Candidatus Pristimantibacillus lignocellulolyticus genome contains these proteins:
- a CDS encoding DEAD/DEAH box helicase — MRNENHSKAEQMLQLFQSSDHTRAPQRLTLFPVHLRCVIMEQHDQYMMYIEILAGIKKRYQVAQPKAFLEAIVNREYFPISKTSYYDPDQHYVSQSMKQITIALLQILELDRTSTRTKNIPLPAAWYHRIAPILLSYEHVSVEYYLLSGPLDEQLQRYNAIEVAEGKLPLPLTISEENEQYWLRCNTIHHLVVMPSYELAIMYGQWFKLSFEHAKQLQGIQQLLMEDDNYEILIDPHMLSSLLDVALPKLHRIAHVVISDDISSKVMQQPLSAQLFLDRVRDRLLIGLEFHYGGLIINPLLPEADQVQSDYIMLREREKEKYILDIIDQIPSLQTEGGWIIEGDEDEYSFFHDALPKLKSCTTVLATSAVRIRYVSEDVYPELTLSWDEKSNWLQYSFSMTGISNEELRHVIQSLQMKRRFYRLSQGTLLSLEHEKYEQLIKVMNELGLEHPTLFDDQIPIRRSIGYIQSLPMDSPIKLSRSLKKFIDHIQHPELYEVPLPEELTATLRDYQVDGYQWMRMLADYNLGGLLADEMGLGKTIQVIAFITSVLDDIRQGQHKVLIVTPASLLYNWQAEFQRFAPTVRTCVIEASDIKAGIIASQDQQQADVWIVSYQALRQHITIFMGMRYHTLICDEAQAFKNDYTQTAKAVKAIDATYRFALTGTPIENRLDELWSIMNLVNPNTFTEKHHFMEWPREVLLARISPFLLRRKKSDVIEELPDKIETTLVAPLLPEQKKIYLAFLAKLQEDTLKHLDPKQRGKTRIKLLAGITRLRQICCHPSLFMDNYDGGSAKLNQLLELVEDSFREGKRLLIFSQFTSMLRIISQQLALRGYQYFYIDGQTPPLERVQNCDRFNNGQRDMFLLSLKAGGTGLNLTGADTVVLYDLWWNPAVEQQAADRVHRIGQRNVVNIIKLVAEGTLEDKMLQLQQRKQQLIDDILEADEDKETVWDPEQVLELLSPSHDFISAEAEEE, encoded by the coding sequence ATGCGTAATGAAAACCATTCAAAAGCGGAGCAAATGCTCCAATTGTTTCAATCATCCGATCATACTAGAGCCCCACAGCGACTTACACTGTTTCCAGTTCATCTACGCTGTGTCATTATGGAGCAGCACGATCAATATATGATGTACATCGAAATACTTGCTGGAATTAAGAAGCGATATCAAGTCGCACAACCGAAAGCATTTCTCGAAGCTATTGTTAACCGGGAATATTTTCCTATTTCCAAAACTAGCTATTATGATCCTGATCAACATTATGTATCACAATCTATGAAACAAATAACGATTGCTCTACTACAAATATTGGAGTTAGATCGAACTTCGACTCGCACAAAGAACATTCCATTACCTGCAGCTTGGTATCATCGAATTGCACCAATTCTGCTATCATATGAACACGTCAGTGTTGAATACTATTTACTTTCAGGTCCACTGGATGAACAACTCCAAAGATATAATGCGATCGAGGTAGCAGAAGGTAAACTTCCACTTCCTTTAACCATTTCCGAAGAGAATGAACAATACTGGTTACGTTGTAATACTATTCATCACTTAGTAGTGATGCCATCTTATGAACTCGCTATAATGTATGGTCAATGGTTTAAATTAAGTTTTGAACACGCTAAGCAACTTCAAGGCATTCAACAACTACTTATGGAAGATGACAATTATGAAATACTTATTGACCCCCATATGCTATCTTCTCTATTAGATGTTGCCCTGCCGAAGCTTCATCGTATTGCGCATGTCGTTATTTCAGATGACATTTCATCCAAAGTGATGCAACAGCCACTTTCAGCTCAACTATTTCTTGATCGAGTTCGTGATCGTCTGCTCATTGGACTAGAGTTTCACTATGGTGGTCTCATTATTAATCCACTATTACCTGAAGCTGATCAAGTACAATCAGATTATATAATGCTTAGAGAACGCGAGAAGGAAAAATATATTCTCGATATCATTGATCAAATACCTAGCTTACAAACAGAGGGCGGCTGGATAATTGAAGGTGATGAAGATGAATATAGCTTCTTTCACGATGCTTTACCCAAACTCAAATCTTGCACGACTGTGCTAGCCACGAGCGCTGTTCGCATAAGATATGTTTCTGAAGATGTATATCCTGAGCTAACACTTAGCTGGGATGAAAAAAGCAATTGGTTACAGTATTCTTTCTCAATGACAGGCATTAGTAACGAAGAACTTCGACATGTCATTCAATCGTTGCAGATGAAACGTCGCTTCTATCGACTTTCACAAGGTACTTTATTATCGCTTGAACATGAGAAATACGAACAACTAATCAAAGTGATGAATGAGCTTGGGCTAGAACACCCTACTCTCTTTGATGATCAAATTCCGATTAGAAGGAGTATTGGCTATATTCAAAGTTTACCAATGGATAGTCCAATTAAATTATCTCGATCATTAAAGAAATTCATCGATCATATCCAACATCCAGAGCTATATGAGGTACCTTTACCAGAAGAACTAACCGCTACTTTACGTGATTATCAAGTCGATGGTTATCAATGGATGAGGATGCTTGCGGATTATAATCTAGGTGGATTACTAGCAGATGAAATGGGGCTAGGTAAGACGATTCAAGTTATTGCATTTATTACTTCAGTATTGGATGATATCCGTCAAGGGCAGCACAAAGTACTAATTGTAACTCCTGCTTCATTGCTCTATAACTGGCAAGCAGAATTTCAACGTTTTGCTCCAACCGTTCGAACTTGTGTCATTGAAGCGTCGGATATTAAAGCTGGCATTATCGCATCTCAAGACCAACAACAAGCCGACGTTTGGATTGTATCGTATCAAGCATTACGACAACATATTACTATATTTATGGGCATGAGATATCATACGCTTATTTGTGATGAAGCCCAAGCCTTCAAAAATGATTATACACAAACGGCCAAAGCTGTTAAAGCAATTGATGCAACCTATCGATTTGCTTTAACAGGAACACCTATTGAAAATCGCTTAGACGAATTATGGTCCATTATGAATCTAGTTAACCCGAACACATTTACAGAGAAACATCATTTTATGGAGTGGCCAAGAGAGGTTTTACTTGCTCGAATCTCACCTTTTCTATTACGAAGAAAGAAAAGTGATGTTATTGAAGAACTTCCAGATAAGATAGAAACGACACTAGTTGCTCCATTGCTACCAGAGCAGAAAAAGATATATCTCGCTTTTCTTGCTAAGTTACAAGAGGATACACTGAAACATCTTGATCCTAAGCAACGTGGCAAAACAAGAATCAAGTTACTTGCTGGAATTACAAGATTGCGTCAAATCTGTTGCCACCCATCACTCTTTATGGATAATTATGATGGTGGATCAGCCAAATTAAATCAATTACTAGAGCTTGTAGAGGATAGCTTTAGAGAAGGAAAACGATTACTCATCTTCTCTCAGTTCACTTCTATGCTGCGCATCATTTCTCAGCAACTCGCTTTACGTGGCTATCAGTATTTCTATATTGACGGTCAGACACCTCCACTTGAACGAGTGCAAAACTGTGATCGTTTCAACAATGGTCAACGAGATATGTTCCTCTTATCGTTGAAAGCTGGAGGAACTGGACTTAACTTAACCGGAGCAGATACTGTAGTCTTGTATGATCTCTGGTGGAATCCAGCTGTCGAACAACAAGCAGCGGATCGTGTCCATCGGATTGGACAACGTAATGTCGTCAATATTATTAAATTAGTTGCCGAAGGTACATTGGAAGATAAAATGCTGCAATTGCAACAAAGGAAGCAACAGCTTATTGATGATATATTAGAAGCTGATGAGGATAAGGAAACGGTATGGGATCCTGAGCAGGTCTTAGAGTTGCTCTCACCTTCGCATGACTTTATATCGGCAGAAGCAGAAGAGGAATAA
- a CDS encoding HD domain-containing protein, whose amino-acid sequence MNNTQESLMSHFNQLLTLADAVIVTDVNHRICLVNDAYEQITGYKEQDIIGKKAGILKTKLTPADTYLQMKSSLNMHQPWSGVFTNRKICGELWHSSITITPYLIDDEVYFVGVFRVLEDLERGYYLDENRVRQLQGSLLKVLAISCEIRDPGIENHLIRVQDLTELLVVRHNERMNLQMSHHYTSQMVNASIMHDIGKSAIPEGILYKPGSLAPYERTIIEMHTQIGVDILTKIYGELDDELFENEFSVAKNVILHHHEKWNGEGYPFKLKGEDIPFEARIVSVVDVYDALTTKRPYKEKWTQKAAIELIIEQSGKHFDPEIVASFISLYEDGSLDADE is encoded by the coding sequence ATGAACAATACTCAAGAGAGTTTAATGAGCCATTTCAATCAGCTACTAACTCTAGCGGATGCAGTTATCGTTACAGATGTTAACCATAGAATTTGTCTTGTCAATGACGCTTATGAGCAGATAACAGGTTATAAGGAACAAGATATTATTGGGAAAAAAGCTGGCATATTGAAAACTAAACTTACTCCTGCTGATACTTACTTACAGATGAAATCATCTCTGAACATGCACCAACCATGGTCTGGGGTTTTCACAAACAGGAAAATATGCGGAGAGCTATGGCATTCATCTATTACAATTACTCCGTATTTAATTGACGATGAAGTTTATTTTGTCGGTGTTTTTCGTGTATTAGAGGATCTCGAACGTGGGTATTATCTAGATGAGAATAGAGTTCGTCAATTACAAGGTTCTCTATTGAAAGTGTTAGCGATATCTTGTGAGATTCGTGATCCAGGGATTGAGAATCATCTTATACGTGTTCAAGATTTAACTGAACTACTCGTTGTACGACATAATGAAAGAATGAATCTTCAGATGAGCCATCACTACACTTCGCAAATGGTTAACGCAAGTATTATGCATGATATCGGCAAATCGGCAATACCTGAAGGTATTCTTTATAAGCCTGGTTCACTTGCTCCGTATGAACGAACCATTATCGAAATGCATACGCAAATCGGCGTTGATATTTTGACAAAGATTTATGGTGAACTAGATGATGAATTATTTGAAAATGAATTTTCAGTAGCTAAAAACGTCATACTGCATCATCACGAGAAGTGGAATGGTGAAGGTTATCCTTTCAAGTTGAAAGGTGAAGATATTCCGTTTGAAGCGAGAATTGTAAGTGTTGTTGATGTGTATGACGCATTAACAACAAAACGACCATACAAAGAAAAGTGGACGCAAAAAGCTGCTATCGAATTAATCATTGAGCAAAGTGGGAAACATTTTGATCCCGAAATTGTAGCATCGTTTATATCACTTTATGAAGATGGCTCGCTAGATGCGGATGAATAG
- a CDS encoding HAD family hydrolase — protein sequence MTKAIFFDVDDTLYDHLIPFQKAVKPYVSHIESFPYEEAYHRMRYYSDKISAELGGAGQMEQGSATEAMKRDRFQFALNDFDIAIDAIQAQRIQQTYFECQFDIELFPDACELIIELQQSGFIVGVLTNGAEAHQWRKIKALKIDQLIPIERIFVSGSYGWDKPDTKIFHYINEQTGTLPEQCTYVGDSWRNDVIGATSAGWNMIWFNHRKVERESNITLHGEVDSFEKLRYSIL from the coding sequence ATGACAAAAGCGATATTTTTTGATGTAGACGACACACTTTATGATCATCTAATTCCTTTCCAAAAAGCAGTAAAGCCTTATGTTAGCCATATCGAGTCATTTCCATATGAAGAAGCCTATCATCGTATGAGATATTACAGCGACAAAATTTCAGCAGAGCTTGGTGGAGCGGGGCAGATGGAGCAAGGATCAGCTACAGAAGCGATGAAAAGGGATAGATTTCAATTTGCGTTAAATGATTTTGATATTGCGATTGATGCGATTCAAGCACAGCGAATTCAGCAAACTTATTTCGAATGTCAATTTGATATTGAGCTATTCCCAGATGCATGTGAGTTAATTATAGAGTTACAACAGTCCGGATTTATTGTAGGAGTGTTAACGAATGGGGCAGAAGCACATCAATGGCGTAAGATCAAAGCATTAAAAATTGATCAACTAATTCCAATAGAGCGAATTTTTGTGTCAGGAAGCTATGGATGGGACAAGCCAGATACAAAAATTTTCCATTATATTAATGAACAGACAGGAACATTACCAGAGCAATGCACGTATGTAGGGGATTCTTGGCGCAATGATGTCATTGGTGCAACAAGTGCAGGGTGGAATATGATATGGTTCAACCATCGAAAAGTAGAGCGTGAAAGTAATATTACTTTACATGGTGAAGTAGATAGCTTTGAAAAGTTAAGATACTCTATCCTTTGA
- a CDS encoding carbohydrate ABC transporter permease → MGKEIAEARYYRKKREQQKLFDLLYVIFRSLLIIGISFIIIYPIIQKIAVAFKDKADIYNPTIYMIPVNFTWENLTMAMSILDYFPMLGKTLVFVVVTTLFTAASCALAGYGFARFNFPGNRILFGVVIITILVPTTTLMLPYYLHFKNFDFLGIIGLFNGKSGVNLINTYWPSIITSATAIGLKAGLFIYIFRQFFKGLPKEIEEAAFIDGAGGIQTFFRIMLPNAIPPMITVVLFCFVWQYNDTFYTTLFMSGMELMSLKVATLPSQADQFIPVLMGYSHSSGFKADPNHVAMVVDTGILLAILPLLALYLVVQRYFVESIERSGIVG, encoded by the coding sequence ATGGGCAAAGAAATCGCAGAGGCACGTTATTATCGTAAAAAACGCGAACAACAGAAACTATTTGATCTATTGTATGTCATCTTTCGAAGCTTACTCATTATAGGGATATCCTTCATCATCATTTATCCCATTATCCAAAAAATAGCAGTAGCTTTTAAAGATAAAGCGGATATTTATAATCCAACAATTTACATGATCCCGGTAAACTTCACCTGGGAAAATCTCACGATGGCGATGAGTATTTTGGATTACTTCCCGATGCTTGGGAAAACACTAGTATTTGTTGTCGTAACGACACTATTTACGGCCGCAAGCTGTGCATTAGCCGGATATGGATTTGCTAGATTTAATTTTCCAGGTAATAGGATCTTGTTTGGTGTAGTTATTATTACGATACTGGTGCCAACGACAACCTTAATGCTTCCGTATTACTTGCACTTTAAAAATTTTGATTTTCTTGGAATTATCGGTTTATTTAATGGGAAATCAGGGGTGAATCTGATTAACACCTATTGGCCATCAATTATTACCTCGGCAACAGCGATAGGTTTGAAGGCTGGTTTATTCATCTATATTTTCCGACAGTTTTTCAAGGGTTTACCTAAGGAAATCGAGGAAGCGGCCTTCATCGATGGAGCAGGTGGCATTCAAACCTTCTTCCGGATTATGCTACCTAATGCTATTCCACCAATGATCACAGTTGTGTTGTTCTGCTTCGTCTGGCAGTATAATGATACATTCTATACGACTTTATTTATGAGCGGAATGGAATTAATGTCTCTGAAAGTAGCGACATTACCGTCACAGGCTGATCAATTCATTCCAGTGCTTATGGGCTACTCGCATAGTTCTGGATTCAAGGCTGATCCGAATCATGTAGCTATGGTTGTGGATACAGGGATATTACTAGCTATCTTACCTTTACTAGCCTTATATCTAGTCGTTCAACGTTACTTTGTTGAAAGTATTGAAAGAAGCGGTATTGTAGGTTAA
- a CDS encoding sugar ABC transporter permease: MKLKGISLYRKRSMLGFFFIGPWLIGFLFLYLTPLIQSVKFSFTKLEIQPEGYSLLSVGWENFRNAVFVDANFNRILTSSVWEMILSVPMILFFSLFSATLLNQKFRGRTLTRAIFFLPVILASNAIEAAEKSGLINLIGSASYLEEMQGATSSYNVTSIVYTLLDIGIPLTFADYIVTAILSIYSIITSSGVQILIFLAALQSVPNTMYEVAKMEGATAYESFWKITFPMISPLILTNIIYTVIDSFSGSPITTLIYSTAFTSQNFGLSAAMSWIYTIVVAGFLAIIGVVLAKRIHYN, from the coding sequence ATGAAGCTAAAAGGAATATCTCTATATCGTAAGCGCTCCATGCTAGGCTTTTTCTTCATAGGACCATGGCTGATTGGATTTCTATTCTTATATCTAACGCCACTCATTCAATCGGTAAAATTCAGTTTTACGAAGTTAGAAATTCAACCAGAAGGTTATTCCTTACTATCAGTTGGTTGGGAAAACTTTCGAAATGCAGTGTTTGTAGACGCGAATTTCAATCGTATTCTTACGAGTTCAGTCTGGGAAATGATATTATCGGTACCGATGATTCTATTTTTCAGTTTGTTCTCAGCAACGTTACTGAATCAAAAGTTTCGTGGTCGTACCTTAACTCGTGCAATCTTTTTCTTGCCTGTTATATTGGCCTCCAATGCAATTGAAGCAGCGGAAAAAAGTGGATTAATTAATCTAATCGGTAGTGCGAGCTATCTAGAAGAAATGCAAGGTGCGACTTCTTCGTATAACGTAACCTCTATCGTGTATACTTTGCTCGATATCGGTATTCCGTTAACTTTTGCAGATTATATTGTCACGGCTATTCTATCGATCTATTCGATTATTACAAGCTCTGGCGTGCAAATCTTAATCTTCCTAGCTGCACTACAGTCGGTACCAAATACGATGTACGAGGTTGCGAAAATGGAAGGTGCCACAGCATATGAATCGTTCTGGAAGATCACTTTTCCCATGATTAGCCCGTTAATTTTGACAAATATTATCTATACAGTAATCGATTCATTCAGTGGAAGTCCGATTACGACACTTATATACTCCACAGCGTTTACGTCACAAAACTTCGGCCTGAGCGCAGCGATGTCTTGGATATACACTATAGTTGTAGCCGGATTCCTAGCTATAATCGGTGTAGTCCTAGCCAAGCGAATTCACTACAACTGA
- a CDS encoding DUF5696 domain-containing protein, with protein MKNKKVLPMVLGALFVTGLIIGTLFFLNKGAPVIDLTAFSQDESRQSGQELGTITAQSSAQVEGMKLIADNGELALFYNTESTEIAVVNLASGETWYSNPQNIEEDSIASAYEKTLLASQLIVQFRDLVGNLFTFTNFEQSIEIGQFTAEAITDGLRVTYTLGDISKGIDALPKYISKERFETKIVANLPEVTANYVKSRYMEMKDNPKVMERLDAQVGKQLVLNKMVKAFTEAGYTEEDLAIDEAEHGAVEGNGTKKPTFTVAIEYTLAGDQLVATIPVASVQEATGYLIRSIDVLPFFGAAGKEDEGYILTPDGSGSLIYLNNGKVKEEQYVQRVYGNDPNNTRWLRGMVSESARMPIFGMKVNNKAWLAEMTAGEGIGSITSSISGMKNAYNNAYASFSLRGEDWLEMYTGSNYQEIQILNEERYNGELEVRYSFLSGDAANYSGMAGRYREHLVEAGTLQQLEKQSNVPFYLDILGSYDKRETVLGVPYSDIQSLTTFEEAGQIAEHLNQQGVQRVNMRYMGWFNKGMRHSTPTSIRLDSKLGNKKEMEQLATQLQTSGGNLFPDVAFQYIYDNDINFTPSSDAARFVTREVVKLHPINLALNRMSPDLGSYYLLSASKLPYFVDEFLDSYKRYQLTGISLRDLGDVVGGDYRVSRVVHRETAKQITQSSLQKIADEKETLITGGHAYAWAYADHIVDAPASSSQFNIADETVPFYQMVLHGYIPYASKAINLADEQDVQEQLLVAIEQGAYPHFVWSYDDSSELKFTNYDQYFSTQYEIWLEEAVAMYKEVNQVLAEVSNATIIERIVHEPGVVEVHYDNGIRIFVNYSDQEVAVNGVQVASRNYSVGGGRS; from the coding sequence ATGAAAAATAAAAAAGTATTACCTATGGTGCTAGGTGCTCTCTTCGTCACAGGATTGATCATCGGCACATTATTCTTCCTAAATAAAGGAGCTCCTGTGATAGATCTGACGGCTTTTTCTCAGGACGAGTCACGACAATCAGGGCAAGAATTAGGCACAATAACAGCTCAAAGCTCTGCACAGGTTGAAGGCATGAAGCTTATTGCGGATAATGGTGAATTAGCATTATTCTACAATACGGAATCTACTGAAATCGCAGTTGTGAATCTTGCTTCTGGGGAGACCTGGTATAGCAATCCACAAAATATTGAAGAGGATAGTATAGCTTCTGCTTATGAAAAGACATTGCTAGCTTCACAGCTTATCGTGCAATTTCGTGATCTGGTCGGTAACTTGTTCACGTTTACTAATTTTGAACAGAGTATTGAAATTGGACAATTTACGGCAGAGGCGATAACAGATGGGCTTCGTGTGACTTATACATTGGGAGATATTTCTAAAGGAATTGATGCACTTCCTAAATATATAAGCAAAGAAAGATTCGAAACAAAAATCGTTGCTAATTTACCAGAAGTTACAGCGAATTACGTAAAGTCCCGTTATATGGAGATGAAGGACAATCCTAAAGTAATGGAGCGTTTGGATGCTCAGGTAGGGAAGCAACTAGTTCTGAATAAAATGGTCAAAGCCTTTACAGAAGCAGGGTATACCGAGGAAGATTTGGCTATTGATGAAGCAGAACATGGGGCAGTAGAAGGGAATGGGACGAAAAAACCAACCTTCACCGTAGCCATTGAGTATACACTTGCAGGGGATCAACTCGTAGCTACGATTCCTGTCGCTTCTGTGCAAGAAGCAACAGGCTATCTTATTCGAAGTATTGATGTGCTACCATTCTTCGGTGCTGCTGGTAAAGAAGATGAGGGGTATATTTTAACCCCAGATGGTTCAGGTAGTTTGATATATTTGAACAACGGTAAAGTGAAAGAAGAACAATATGTACAACGTGTATATGGTAATGATCCGAATAATACGCGTTGGTTACGCGGTATGGTAAGTGAAAGTGCAAGAATGCCCATATTCGGTATGAAAGTAAATAACAAGGCATGGTTAGCGGAGATGACTGCTGGTGAAGGGATTGGCAGTATTACCAGTTCAATCAGTGGGATGAAAAATGCTTATAATAATGCTTATGCCTCTTTCAGTTTACGCGGTGAAGATTGGCTTGAAATGTACACGGGCAGCAACTACCAAGAAATTCAAATTTTGAATGAAGAACGCTATAACGGTGAGCTTGAGGTTCGCTATAGCTTCTTAAGTGGAGATGCTGCGAATTATAGTGGTATGGCAGGACGCTATCGAGAACATTTGGTTGAGGCAGGGACATTACAACAACTTGAGAAACAGTCAAACGTACCATTCTATCTGGACATATTGGGATCCTATGACAAGCGTGAAACTGTGCTTGGTGTTCCATATTCTGATATTCAGTCCTTAACAACCTTTGAAGAAGCTGGTCAAATTGCTGAGCATTTGAATCAACAGGGTGTTCAAAGAGTGAATATGCGCTATATGGGTTGGTTTAATAAAGGGATGCGACATAGCACACCGACAAGCATCAGGTTGGATTCTAAGTTAGGGAATAAAAAAGAAATGGAGCAGCTAGCTACTCAGTTGCAAACAAGTGGTGGAAACCTGTTCCCAGACGTTGCCTTCCAGTACATTTACGATAACGACATTAACTTTACACCATCTTCTGATGCAGCTCGTTTTGTAACGAGAGAGGTTGTAAAGCTGCATCCGATCAATCTCGCGCTTAATCGGATGAGTCCGGATCTAGGAAGCTATTATTTGTTGTCAGCTTCAAAGCTTCCTTATTTCGTAGATGAGTTTCTTGATAGCTATAAACGCTATCAGCTTACAGGTATATCATTACGAGATCTTGGAGATGTAGTTGGCGGCGATTATCGCGTATCTCGTGTTGTACATCGTGAAACGGCAAAGCAAATTACTCAGAGTTCTTTACAGAAAATAGCTGATGAGAAGGAAACGTTAATTACTGGTGGTCATGCTTATGCTTGGGCATACGCAGATCATATTGTGGATGCACCAGCTTCATCTAGTCAATTCAACATTGCGGATGAGACGGTTCCCTTCTATCAAATGGTTCTTCATGGATATATTCCATATGCTAGTAAAGCCATTAACTTGGCTGATGAACAAGATGTACAGGAACAGCTATTAGTTGCGATCGAGCAAGGGGCATATCCGCATTTCGTATGGAGTTATGACGATTCCTCTGAATTGAAATTTACAAATTATGATCAGTATTTCTCTACACAATATGAAATTTGGTTAGAAGAGGCCGTAGCGATGTATAAGGAAGTTAATCAAGTATTAGCAGAAGTTAGCAATGCTACGATTATTGAACGCATTGTTCATGAGCCAGGTGTAGTTGAAGTTCATTATGATAATGGGATACGCATCTTTGTCAATTATTCGGATCAAGAGGTTGCAGTGAATGGTGTACAGGTTGCATCGAGAAATTACAGTGTAGGTGGTGGGCGCTCATGA
- a CDS encoding YIP1 family protein, which yields MKQDFINFPLQVIFKPFDSFWDLKYDNKGKLIVVYLLVILTIMAIILQKKYAGFLVNYSDPRYLNSVTDIVTVVFPFLLWCIANWSITTLMGGEGKFIEIVKATGYSLTPIVLIYLPMTFISRFMAEEEIAFYYLLISIASLWFVWLLFIGIMTVHQYTVLKTIVTIGLTIVVMGIIVFLGALVLSMIQQIYEFIYNIYREILFRT from the coding sequence ATGAAACAGGATTTCATAAACTTCCCACTACAAGTTATCTTCAAGCCTTTCGATAGCTTCTGGGATTTGAAGTATGACAATAAAGGTAAGCTGATCGTTGTCTATCTTCTAGTCATTCTAACCATTATGGCAATTATTTTACAGAAAAAATATGCAGGATTCCTCGTGAATTATTCTGATCCGAGATATCTTAATAGTGTGACGGACATTGTTACAGTCGTTTTTCCATTTTTATTATGGTGTATCGCCAACTGGTCCATTACAACGTTAATGGGTGGTGAAGGGAAATTTATCGAGATTGTAAAGGCGACAGGGTACTCGCTAACCCCAATTGTCCTTATATACTTACCAATGACCTTTATAAGTCGGTTTATGGCAGAAGAGGAGATTGCTTTCTACTATTTACTTATTTCGATTGCGTCATTGTGGTTTGTATGGCTACTCTTTATTGGAATTATGACCGTGCATCAATATACCGTGCTAAAGACGATTGTCACAATTGGATTAACAATTGTAGTCATGGGGATAATCGTCTTTCTAGGTGCTCTTGTGCTAAGTATGATTCAACAAATTTATGAGTTTATCTATAACATTTATCGAGAAATCCTGTTCCGTACATAA